The proteins below come from a single Myxocyprinus asiaticus isolate MX2 ecotype Aquarium Trade chromosome 28, UBuf_Myxa_2, whole genome shotgun sequence genomic window:
- the LOC127418811 gene encoding zinc finger protein 239-like isoform X1, whose protein sequence is MMSSFELMKGRKERRELNKVEKLQYQEHHDFRTGKKSLSGSKTKKNISPKKHQRGAAKSPIICSQCGKNFIHKSRLIMHMRVHTGERPYTCHLCGKSFHYKEQLHVHMKIHTGERPYTCNQCGKSFAYAYHFKDHLLCHSGERKFECNKCGKTFALAQYLKNHLKTHTNKKIYKCSVCGKSYSHLSYFKKHQKIHTGVGTQMCFECGKTFTAANSLKLHQRIHTGEKPYKCSHCGKRFTHSHSLKAHERIHTGETPYKCSHCGKSFSQSYNLKTHERIHTGEKPYHCSLCGKRFTTASNLQKHKKQNSCHRKKKSSSGPIRPSKEFEIQTNTKI, encoded by the coding sequence AGCTGATGAAAGGGAGAAAGGAACGTCGAGAGCTGAATAAAGTGGAGAAACTTCAGTATCAGGAACATCATGATTTCAGAACTGGAAAAAAATCTTTGAGTGGCTCAAAGACTAAAAAGAATATCTCTCCAAAAAAGCATCAAAGAGGAGCAGCTAAAAGTCCTATCatttgctctcagtgtggaaagaatttCATACATAAAAGCAGGCTTATCATGCACAtgagagttcatactggagagagaCCTTACACGTGCCATCTGTGCGGGAAAAGTTTTCATTATAAGGAACAGCTTCATGTACATATGAAAATTCACACAGGAGAGAGGCCATACACATGCAATCAGTGTGGGAAAAGTTTTGCATATGCATACCATTTCAAAGATCATCTCCTCTGTCACTCTGGAGAAAGAAAATTTGAGTGTAATaagtgtggtaaaacatttgcTTTGGCACAGTATCTGAAAAaccatctgaaaacacacacaaataagaaGATTTACAAATGTTCTGTTTGTGGAAAGAGTTATTCACACCTGTCCTATTTTAAAAAGCACCAGAAAATTCATACCGGTGTGGGGACTCaaatgtgctttgaatgtgggaagacTTTTACTGCAGCCAACAGCTTGAAACTGCAtcagagaattcatactggagaaaaaccttacaagtgctcacactgtggaaagagattCACTCATTCACACAGCTTGAAAGCACATGAGAGAATCCACACCGGAGAGAccccttacaagtgctcacactgtggaaagagtttctctCAGTCATacaacctgaaaacacatgagagaatccacactggagagaaaccataccacTGCTCTTTATGTGGGAAGAGATTCACCACAGCAAGTAATCTACAGAAACATAAAAAACAGAATTCTTGTCACAGGAAGAAAAAATCATCTTCAGGTCCAATAAGACCAAGTAAAGAGTTTGAAATTCAGACAaacacaaaaatttaa